One genomic region from Cyclopterus lumpus isolate fCycLum1 chromosome 20, fCycLum1.pri, whole genome shotgun sequence encodes:
- the prdm14 gene encoding PR domain zinc finger protein 14: MSVSVSSIPVVLKDKSCFQAMGMLKGSPARGFYPAPLPHPHPHHHHYVDFFPRTHSLLHPLKSLGRLVSDTQANLPLNPHGGAPPFHQQQQHHPPSFLHEHMLSASGIPYLSQMLPGHPLYPKPEDLAAVVTEHAAGPLSSDFSSPSSERSSCASSSATSPPKETLFRLRSPEKARASYNFSEDDLFMVLYGYSGSQERSVGHAISGLALPEKSVSNSHTLPLDKETLELPEGLTVVRAAWGNVSHCGVFTDKSSVPQGTRFGPFQGKQVNTSEIKTYDDNTLMWEVFENGRLSHFVDGRGGSGNWMSSVKCARFPEEQNLIAVQIQSQIFYEACKEIRPGQELLVWYGDCYMQFLGIPLTLKDPREENGVVPPPEDSGEGFKCDRCGKVFAYKYYRDKHLKYTRCVDQGDRKFPCHLCTRSFEKRDRLRIHILHVHEKHRPHKCSVCGKSFSQSSSLNKHMRVHSGERPYKCVYCNKAFTASSILRTHIRQHSGERPFKCKHCGKAFASHAAHDSHVRRTHAKDKPHPCDVCGATFQEEQECKYHMKAHKDRQILDSTLVPPSPGSGLQKGSVYPAKDNPKIQKNAGQNCPYTGLTVLNPEYRPWN, translated from the exons ATGTCGGTGTCCGTGTCCAGCATCCCGGTGGTGCTGAAGGACAAGAGCTGCTTCCAAGCCATGGGCATGCTGAAGGGCAGTCCCGCTCGAGGCTTCTACCCAGCCCCTCTCCCCCACCcgcacccccaccaccaccactacgtGGACTTCTTCCCGAGGACTCACAGCCTCCTCCACCCGCTCAAGTCCCTCGGCCGTCTGGTGTCGGACACTCAGGCGAACCTGCCGCTCAACCCGCACGGCGGAGCCCCTCCgttccaccagcagcagcagcaccaccccCCCTCGTTCCTGCACGAACACATGCTGAGCGCCTCCGGCATCCCTTACCTGAGCCAGATGTTGCCCGGACACCCGCTGTACCCTAAGCCGGAGGACCTGGCCGCCGTGGTGACCGAGCACGCCGCCGGTCCGCTGTCCTCGGACTTCAGCAGCCCGTCCAGCGAGAGGTCGTCCTGCGCCTCTTCCTCCGCCACCTCGCCGCCCAAAGAGACTTTGTTTCGCCTCCGGTCGCCAGAAAAGGCACGCGCGTCTTATAACTTTAGCGAGGACGACTTGTTCATGGTGCTCTACGGTTACTCCGGCAGCCAGGAGCGCTCCGTGGGTCACGCGATATCAGGACTGGCCCTGCCCGAAAAGTCAG tttcGAACTCTCACACTCTTCCACTGGACAAAGAAACACTTGAACTTCCTGAGG GGTTAACCGTCGTCCGGGCAGCGTGGGGAAACGTGTCCCACTGTGGAGTTTTCACAGACAAAAGCAGCGTCCCTCAGGGCACGCGCTTCGGACCTTTCCAGGGGAAACAGGTTAACACCAGCGAGATTAAAACATACGACGACAACACTCTGATGTGGGAG GTGTTTGAAAACGGCCGGCTGAGTCATTTTGTTGATGGCAGGGGAGGCTCAGGGAACTGGATGTCTTCTGTGAAGTGCGCTCGTTTCCCAGAGGAGCAAAACCTCATCGCTGTGCAGATCCAGAGTCAGATCTTCTATGAGGCCTGCAAAGAGATCCGGCCAGGACAGGAGCTGCTGGTGTGGTACGGAGACTGCTACATGCAGTTCCTCGGCATCCCTCTCACCCTGAAAGACCCCCGAGAGGAAAACGGCGTGGTTCCTCCCCCTGAAG ATTCCGGTGAGGGTTTCAAGTGTGACAGATGCGGGAAGGTGTTTGCATACAAGTACTACAGGGATAAACATCTGAAGTACACGCGCTGCGTGGACCAGGGCGACCGGAAGTTCCCCTGTCACCTCTGCACCCGTTCTTTCGAGAAGAGAGACCGATTGAGGATCCACATTTTACACGTTCACGAAAAACACAGGCCTCACAAG TGCTCAGTTTGCGGGAAGAGTTTCTCACAGTCGTCCAGTCTCAACAAACACATGCGCGTGCACTCTGGAGAACGGCCGTACAAGTGTGTCTACTGCAACAAG GCCTTCACTGCTTCCAGTATTCTGCGAACACACATCCGCCAGCACTCCGGAGAGCGGCCCTTCAAGTGTAAGCACTGCGGGAAGGCCTTCGCTTCGCACGCCGCCCACGACAGCCATGTCCGACGGACCCACGCCAAGGACAAACCCCACCCCTGCGACGTGTGCGGAGCTACTTTCCAAGAGGAGCAGGAATGTAAATATCACATGAAAGCTCATAAAG ACCGGCAAATCTTGGACAGCACACTTGTTCCTCCTTCTCCCGGAAGTGGATTACAGAAGGGATCCGTGTATCCAGCGAAGGACAATCCAAAAATACAGAAGAACGCCGGACAAAACTGTCCTTACACGGGGTTAACCGTTTTAAATCCCGAATACCGGCCCTGGAACTGA